Proteins found in one Pseudomonas mosselii genomic segment:
- a CDS encoding TonB-dependent receptor has product MSRINKLHTLAACLAVSLPALADDHEVTPFTLPSTAITDTREPQAIDLATPSPTGSRLNLSALDTPASTSSLTEAQIQQRNNLTVQDAVTRSPGLTFIGTPGDGGTGLSARGFTGQSSVMTLFDGSRLYAGAGTLTFPVDPWMFERIDVIRGPASVLYGEGATGAVVNVVPKQPFAGEIRNHLRLGYGSWDRQQLGLDSGGSLSERLSYRVTLNQQAGNGWVDRTDSRSLALSAALRFDASDDLSFTLAHERGDAQPANYYGTPLIDGHLRSSVRRKNYNVSNDEQRYHDEWTRLTTDWTLSDRVSASNQLYYIKSRRQWRNAESYTWDAANGVIQRGSFLEIRHNQEQLGDRQSFTFDHGLFGLDSKTVVGAEYNRIRFNVDSNSPYRDGGSDPLDPWHPAPGGFHSLSPTRAQTLSKVDTFALFAENRTQLTDRLALVTGIRRDQNHIDRDDLANNSRSDRSLQGGNWRAGLVFAVTDDLSLYGQFSTSEDGVGDLLTQRPDKRLELTEAKQAEVGLKQRFWDTRGEWTLAAYHIVKKKLPVYNPLTHDSQQAGQQTSDGLEASLELALGNQWQLSANAALVRAKYDDFLEEGDNGTVHDRAGNRPQDVPRRTANLWLSKGFGQTVDAGIGLRYVDERCASAANDQRVPGYTVVDANLGWQVLPDVRLGLQLNNLFDRQYAQSSYSGEQWLLGTPRSYFATVDYRF; this is encoded by the coding sequence ATGTCCCGAATCAACAAGCTTCACACCCTGGCGGCCTGCCTGGCCGTGTCCCTGCCGGCGCTGGCCGACGATCATGAAGTAACGCCCTTCACCCTGCCCTCCACGGCAATCACCGACACCCGCGAGCCACAGGCCATCGACCTGGCCACCCCGTCCCCGACCGGTTCGCGCCTGAACCTCAGCGCCCTGGACACCCCGGCCAGCACCAGCAGCCTGACCGAGGCGCAGATCCAGCAGCGCAACAACCTCACCGTGCAGGACGCCGTGACCCGCTCGCCGGGCCTTACCTTCATCGGCACGCCGGGCGACGGCGGCACCGGCCTGTCGGCCCGCGGCTTCACCGGGCAGAGTTCGGTGATGACCCTGTTCGACGGCTCGCGCCTGTACGCCGGTGCCGGCACCCTGACCTTCCCGGTCGATCCGTGGATGTTCGAGCGCATCGACGTGATCCGCGGCCCCGCCTCGGTGCTGTACGGCGAAGGCGCTACCGGCGCGGTGGTCAACGTGGTGCCGAAGCAGCCGTTCGCTGGCGAGATCCGCAACCACCTGCGTCTGGGCTACGGCTCCTGGGACCGCCAGCAGCTGGGCCTGGACAGCGGCGGCAGCCTGAGCGAGCGCCTGAGCTACCGCGTGACCCTCAACCAGCAGGCCGGCAACGGCTGGGTCGACCGCACCGACTCGCGCAGCCTGGCCCTGAGCGCCGCCCTGCGCTTCGATGCCAGCGACGACCTGAGTTTTACCCTCGCCCACGAACGCGGCGATGCGCAACCGGCCAACTACTACGGCACCCCGCTGATCGATGGGCACCTGCGCAGCAGCGTGCGGCGCAAGAACTACAACGTCAGCAACGACGAGCAGCGCTACCACGACGAGTGGACGCGCCTGACCACCGACTGGACCCTCAGCGACCGCGTCAGTGCCAGCAACCAGCTGTACTACATCAAGAGCCGCCGCCAGTGGCGCAATGCCGAGTCCTACACCTGGGACGCCGCCAACGGCGTGATCCAGCGCGGCAGCTTCCTCGAGATTCGCCATAACCAGGAGCAGCTCGGCGATCGCCAGAGCTTCACCTTCGACCATGGCCTGTTCGGCCTGGACAGCAAGACCGTGGTCGGCGCCGAGTACAACCGCATCCGCTTCAACGTCGACAGCAACTCGCCCTACCGTGATGGCGGCAGCGACCCGCTCGACCCGTGGCATCCGGCTCCGGGCGGCTTCCATAGCCTCAGCCCAACCCGCGCACAAACGCTGTCCAAGGTCGACACCTTCGCCCTGTTCGCCGAAAACCGCACCCAGCTGACCGACCGCCTCGCACTGGTCACCGGCATTCGCCGCGACCAGAATCACATCGACCGCGACGACCTGGCCAACAACAGCCGCAGCGACCGCAGCCTGCAGGGCGGCAACTGGCGCGCCGGCCTGGTGTTCGCTGTCACCGACGACCTGTCGCTGTATGGGCAGTTTTCGACCAGCGAGGACGGCGTCGGCGACCTGCTCACCCAGCGCCCGGACAAGCGCCTGGAACTGACCGAAGCGAAGCAGGCCGAGGTAGGCCTCAAGCAACGTTTCTGGGATACCCGTGGCGAGTGGACGCTGGCGGCCTATCACATCGTCAAGAAGAAGCTGCCGGTGTACAACCCGCTCACCCACGACAGCCAGCAGGCCGGCCAGCAGACCTCCGACGGCCTGGAGGCCAGCCTGGAACTGGCGCTGGGCAACCAGTGGCAGCTCTCGGCCAATGCCGCTTTGGTGCGGGCCAAGTACGATGATTTTCTCGAGGAAGGCGACAACGGCACGGTCCACGACCGCGCCGGCAACCGTCCGCAGGACGTGCCGCGACGCACCGCCAACCTGTGGCTGAGCAAAGGTTTCGGCCAGACCGTGGATGCCGGCATCGGCCTGCGCTACGTGGATGAGCGCTGCGCCAGCGCGGCCAACGACCAGCGCGTGCCGGGCTATACCGTGGTCGATGCCAACCTGGGCTGGCAGGTGCTGCCCGACGTGCGCCTGGGCCTGCAGTTGAACAACCTGTTCGACCGCCAGTACGCCCAGTCCAGCTACAGCGGCGAGCAATGGCTGCTGGGCACGCCGCGCTCGTATTTCGCCACGGTCGACTACCGCTTCTGA
- a CDS encoding outer membrane beta-barrel protein — translation MFTRNLLRHACLLALLGAPLAATAAPSTDPLFTLGLLGSYDKFKFEGGSESDKEHMGQGGVFATFGNKMTAESGFIYQIGAEAKYGKKNDNKLKEAQADLDLGWRAALDARNFVDLTVGGGYSWTRFEPEINDLDTRLTYKSPFAKAALGYNHQFDASTLRVEVGARHTIDGRARLKVDDFGSDSVDMKDRTNPYAEVTLLMNQQGGMPVQVGAYYTRTEYKLDEDTPVADNTKLKRDEFGVKVGLAF, via the coding sequence ATGTTTACCCGTAACCTGCTGCGCCACGCCTGCCTGCTTGCCCTGCTCGGTGCCCCTCTGGCTGCCACGGCGGCACCGAGTACCGACCCGCTGTTCACCCTCGGCTTGCTGGGGTCCTACGACAAGTTCAAGTTCGAGGGAGGAAGCGAATCGGACAAGGAACACATGGGCCAGGGCGGTGTGTTCGCCACGTTCGGCAACAAGATGACCGCCGAATCCGGGTTCATCTACCAGATCGGTGCCGAGGCCAAGTATGGCAAGAAGAACGACAACAAGCTCAAGGAAGCCCAGGCCGACCTCGACCTGGGCTGGCGCGCCGCACTGGATGCGCGCAACTTCGTCGACCTGACGGTGGGCGGCGGGTACAGCTGGACCCGCTTCGAGCCCGAGATCAACGATCTTGATACACGGCTGACCTACAAGTCGCCGTTCGCCAAGGCAGCGCTGGGCTACAACCACCAGTTCGACGCGTCGACCCTGCGCGTGGAGGTGGGCGCGCGCCACACCATTGATGGCCGCGCGCGGCTCAAAGTCGATGATTTCGGCAGCGACAGCGTCGACATGAAGGACCGCACCAACCCGTATGCGGAGGTCACGCTGCTGATGAACCAGCAGGGCGGCATGCCGGTGCAGGTGGGGGCGTACTACACCCGTACAGAATACAAGCTGGACGAGGATACGCCGGTGGCCGACAACACCAAGCTCAAGCGCGACGAGTTTGGGGTGAAGGTGGGGTTGGCGTTCTGA
- a CDS encoding GNAT family N-acetyltransferase yields MIQIRPMTPEDFERFWPTFQAIVQARQTYAFDPALDFDQARRLWLETPLRTLVADEDGVLLGSYFLKANAAGPGGHVGNCGYMVCEQARGRGVARLMCEHSQKLARQEGFLALQFNSVVASNEVAVALWHKLGFETVGRLPKAYRHAELGLVDCLVMYKWLADEPVVEKPALLIGRKNIEARVSRRRGR; encoded by the coding sequence ATGATCCAGATCCGCCCCATGACCCCGGAAGACTTCGAGCGCTTCTGGCCGACCTTCCAGGCCATCGTCCAGGCCCGCCAGACCTACGCCTTCGACCCCGCCCTGGATTTCGACCAGGCGCGCCGGCTGTGGCTGGAAACCCCGTTGCGCACACTGGTGGCCGATGAAGACGGCGTGCTGCTTGGCTCCTACTTCCTCAAGGCCAATGCCGCCGGCCCCGGGGGACATGTCGGCAACTGCGGCTACATGGTCTGCGAACAGGCACGCGGCCGGGGCGTGGCCAGGCTGATGTGCGAGCACTCGCAGAAGCTGGCGCGCCAGGAGGGCTTCCTGGCCCTGCAATTCAACTCGGTGGTAGCGAGCAACGAGGTGGCCGTGGCGCTTTGGCACAAGCTCGGTTTCGAGACCGTCGGGCGACTGCCCAAGGCATACCGCCATGCCGAATTGGGCCTGGTGGACTGCCTGGTGATGTACAAGTGGCTGGCCGATGAGCCGGTCGTGGAAAAACCGGCGCTGCTGATCGGGCGCAAGAACATCGAGGCGCGGGTGTCGCGCCGACGCGGGCGATAA
- a CDS encoding carboxymuconolactone decarboxylase family protein yields the protein MSMMDWEAYRKQLMAGIGDLKQLSPDTVAGYMTASGAGAKTNHLDAKTRELISLAVAVTTRCDGCIAVHSQQAVKHGATREEIAEALGVAVAMNAGAALVYSARALDAVGKADA from the coding sequence ATGAGCATGATGGACTGGGAAGCCTACCGTAAGCAGTTGATGGCCGGCATCGGCGATCTCAAGCAACTCTCTCCCGATACCGTGGCCGGCTACATGACCGCCAGCGGCGCCGGGGCCAAGACCAACCACCTGGACGCCAAGACCCGCGAGCTGATCTCCCTGGCCGTGGCGGTCACCACGCGCTGCGACGGCTGCATCGCCGTGCATTCGCAGCAGGCGGTCAAGCACGGCGCCACCCGCGAAGAGATTGCCGAGGCCCTGGGCGTGGCGGTGGCGATGAATGCCGGCGCCGCGCTGGTCTACTCGGCCAGGGCGCTAGACGCCGTGGGCAAGGCCGACGCCTGA